ttgtatgaaaaaacacccatatttatttattttcaaaaatgtgtacatttctaaataaatatttttgttcgtgggtaaacataatctcttgactgcatttatacttatataagtatgacagttaaaacaaaaataaaataaaataatacattttaatcttaccttatttacatatgtacaatatatacaaagtttcttttttcactcagcgtcactagatcccgccctgcgagctctctaagatcatttgatcggtctctaaagttttcacccattCTGAACAACTAAagctataacctaagaaagctaaaaaaaacaataacaacaacaccaaatactattggattcgtaatctcaaacacaaaacccggcacttgtttacagtttcacaacaatgtggttgacccgtactacgttcacgtcagctgtccaaaaaaaaacgatattttacggtaaacaaagaagacaataatcgaaggaagaacagtaaatcggtactatagttattgctcttccagaatatataaaataaaaatcatttatatgaccttaattgcctaaaatttcaataactgtacacgtctactttggcgacgaatattcgtcgttgccaaatcggacgggcctttggcgacgaaaattcgtttcataccagctctagggttaaaatagtaaaaactcccatcttggtctcttaagttgtgaaatattaattcaaagaacCTGTAAAATcttatcaactgttctgtgtaaacattgttttatcgcagcacaatcatatttttaatttgttaatagctaagtgtgaaagcatagagtaagcttgatagtaacaacacttcttatttcgtCCTTTTTTGCAACTGGTGttaagcacagagtaagaaaatatccagataagaaaatttaaaatttctgaaaataaatacttcgaattgtacactttagcaaatattaagtatgtagtGCTTGGACAGTACTGTGATGCAGAtacaaaagacaaagttactacgTAATTTTTCCTATACATTTAAAGATGTATTATAACATccagttgtcttttgacagaagtaggcttctcagacctgtgtatgtatgtacatatattcttgatcagaaaacaaggcaaaatctaccacataacaaaatactaagactggagtaaattacaatggccataaatatacactttttgacagattttcttgattgtggcaataaggcaaactaaacATTGGTGGCGGAAACATAATTCACTAGTATCTTATAACTCTTTCTTCCATTAAATCAATATTGAGGATGTCGATATTCTGATCTGTATATCGATATCCAAGTGATATTGATATCGAAACAAATAATGAAACTTCATATTCATATCACATCCATAATTGAACCAaacataaaaacagatttttgccATGAATGGGTTGTATGCCAGTCCATACATgacattattacaaataatgtatataGAACATTTAATAATGTTGATGCGTGTATTTTGTGAATTCAAGCAGGATCTTTTAACTCATTAATAACTTGTGTACTTTAGGAATCAGTTGTAGGTTACTGGTAGTAATAAAGTCAGCAACTTGATAATTTTTCAATCTTTTCCAAAAAAAGGTTTACagcttaaaatattacaatgacattttggttataaatttttttatgacagGAAATATTGCTACAGCATAGGcagttaaatattagtttaaagtaaatacTTAGATTTTGAAAGTGTTTTCTAAAAAcactaaaaagaaataaaaaaatattagtacataGATACCAGTGCTATTCTTTTAAttctttggaaatatttaaaatcttacttccaaaacaattgtacaaaataatgaaataaagacGAGTGAACAACTctgattttttattgaatatccAGTAGCCATAAGAAGCAATTatctacaatttatttttatcgaaaCATCATTTTTGATATCTACTTTCCAAGAACCAAGTATTATCTCAGGGGAAAACTCACTACTATGACAATTTAACAAAGTAGCAAGGAAGGAATTTACAAAGGGACTATTTGGTTGTAACTTTTATTcaacataacttttattttcacattatacTTCAATCAGTACACAGTATGactgaaaattgtaataaatatttgtacaaattaaaagaaataaaacatgtatttacaaTACACTGAAACAAAGACATTCAAATTTGCCAAGCAAGAATTTATTTAACTTGAATTAAAAGTTACATGGTGTTGACTAATTAGGTTAGTTTCACAAGtggttacaatatttataaaatttaaccaaCGACTAATAATTCTTCCGTCTGGAACTCGTACGTAGGGATCTCCAGATTCAAGGGTGCAGGTCCCTTACGGATCCTACCAGAGGCATCGTAATGGGAGCCGTGGCAAGGGCAGTAGTACCCACCGAAGTCACCTGAAAGCAGAACAACATTCAATagcaaacaaataatacaatttgggGAATAGGTTTTAGAATACATTTAATCTGTTGTAGTCATAGTCAGTAAATGTTGTAACAATCCACAGAATGTTCTAACTTGTTTGGCATGTTATTTTGgcttaacctgttgacgagtgtgcacggcatttgccgtgccactatgacggtccatactgagtgCCTCACTGACCAGTGACAGACTTAtagggagtaaaataaaaaaaacgtttaaatgttaataaacttgtttattatagtttaaatgtatataaaaatacattgtagattgttaaaagcaataatctcattttaaaactttgctagtgtgtgatactgctcaaaacaaggatatatacaaagggcGACATCACATGTTGATCATTCATAGCTggattcttttcttctttgtccagttcGAGTGGTGTGTttgcacacatagcactgcctgagtagtttacgcttctttgtgtcattctgggggagtggccttataaaatggcgaccttggagacgtagcgggtcttgtgtcccgcctccgtaaaatagttttaaaagttatcaccaggtgccaccacgatacaggactagcaacacAATAAAGcgacactattaggaacaactgaaaagttccaaaaatctccgccagacgtcacagtaagtcagtgagaacgaactgacagtcattagtctgcaacggaaaatgcCGCGCTCCCTCATATgggaccaaacggcaaatgcagtgcgcactcatttgggtatgttttgctgcactcgtcaacaggttaaagaagttttccttattttatttcactgaaatttAGTCAAACCTGTAACCAAACtcgttattttataaactctCTTTACTGCAGGCActaaaattttggtttaacattgtaaataaccttaaaatatatgaattgcacaagtatattttattctgtagataGATATAGTACTAAGGTAAAAACTAATACTGGCTAATTTAAAGTTCAGAAATAAAATGAATCATATtactttaaagttttacattatgCTGTTAGGTTTCTGTGGCAGGTTATATGTATCCTCTTATCTAAGACACTTTGGTCCACCAATCAGTAGGCATTTCACTACATTAGTATGGTCTATTTGTAGCTATTTCATCTAAAGGAACTTTTTGAAGTGCTAAGTGTGATTAGTAGTAGCAATAAAGTCGCAATAGTAGTCTTAGAAATCTCTTGCTCAATCGaataagtatacaaataaaatagagcattttaaattatgcaatatttaattttcatccattttgtaatgatttacaacaataataaataaaagatacagAATTCACTGTTTTCCTGCTCATCTGTAACAGCTGGAGGACAAATATgttctttttgaattttaaatcaaatgGAAATACAAGTATCACCAGTAATACTAATGGGCTTTTAGAAATAATTGTATACTCATATGCATAGGGTCACAGATAACTCTGTTGAGGCACATGGCCACCGAACAGGTGGGGGAAGCGACCCGATCTAAGTGGTGTTGTGTAGCTACGTTCAATAACCATCAAGCACATTGTCTTAATGAAGGTTAATATGCCATTTTAACTGTTCTAAATAGTGTTCAGGATAAAACACTCTATCTAAAGCgacaatggcccttggggcctgctAATGACTCTTTGGATTGAAATGGGgattgaaacccaaaatgatttattggatatatgaaaccattataaaaccaatggtcacatatgctgcatTAGTGTGGaggccgaaagtagaacaaaaaaCAGCTGCCAAgtggctacagagtcttcaaaggctagcttgcgTAAGCATCAcaggagcaatgagctcctgtcCAACTCTGGCACTTAAAGTGGTCCTGGGGTACACTCCTCTGGTGCAGGAGGTGATGAAGACAGCCGCACtaagcgcaatgaagcttctggGTACAAGGGTGTTAAAGGCTACCTACTCAGAAGGTCATATGAAAATTCTGAGGCTGAAATGAAAACCAACGTGTCAGAAagaatggttaagaaatactcctttgataaACCACACACAGTCTTTATTGTAGAGAGGGAGAAATGGagtaaaaaggaggcctaccttACCAAAGGAGTCCAGAAGTTTTATACAGATGGTTCGCgcgccttgactctagggcaggattcGGAATATATAAATCGGCATAGCTGTGCCCCTGGGAAAACATGCCATGCCCTGCTTCCAAGTGGACGTCATGGCAATAGAATCATGTatcagaagactcatacaaatgaggccaaaagcaaaatatttaatacgcTCTGACAgccaggctgcactaaaggcCCTTGACACCAGCTCGTTTGATTtgaaagcagtctgggaatgcaagAATGCTCTGGAAGAACTGGCAAAGAAGAACAGAGTTACACTCGATAGGGTGCCAGGCCAAGGGCATTCACGGTAATGAAAAAGCAGATACCTTTGGTAGGGCCAGAGCTGGGCTGCAGAGTagctttctcctacagcaaagTTCTTGTCAAAGATTGGGCAAAGAGGATTAGATCCGTTGGAGTAGGGCCTCAggattaatataatcaaaaataataatttctccTTATGCTAAGGGGTGGGTATCCCTCATAGACCATAATAAGGATATAAGAAAGATTGTAGGGATGCTAACAGAACGTGGTCTTCTAAAGAACCTTGTGAAGGTGAGTCTCaaccagactgatgaatgcagacaatgcggagaagcagaagaatcagtGGAACATATATGGCTAAGTTGTCCTGCTATAACTACAATTTCTAggggcatatctcctcagccccaaggacattagagaacacgGATATAGTAAGGGAGatgcaaaggttcttttaggactaagtgtggGGACAGTCATCTTTGTccttcaaaagtaaaaaaataatgttaaaaatctaCAATCAAACTTCCCATTGACTCTGAAGTACGTATTGTCATTAGATTtcttttggtaaaaaaaattcaacCGGTGGAAATTTATTATGTGTTCTGTATGGAGAATACATCTTGAGCTGTACTACAGTTTAAAATGGAGTTAATTGTTTTGTGAAGAATGTAATAATGTTTGCGTTGAAAAGCGAAGTGGCTGAACACCAATATTTATTGATGACCTTGTTGGATAAATCACTCATAATATTCAAGAAAATCCAAGGTTATAATCACAGATCTTTCAAACTGAGAAaattcaatatcataaaatttgaACCCAATGGGTATTAAAACTCTTGAGTGATGAACTCAAAACAAAGAGGACGGGATCACCTCCAAAATTTCTTACCCGGTACTATGAAGATGACGGTTTCATATGGCAATATCAAACAAGAAAAGATAATGAATGAAGTAGCCACACCTTGTGAAAACTGCTGTGATCGATTACATGTATGGGTAGCAGAATTTATTCAATAGGTATTAAGAAGCTCGCACCTAGATATAAGTGCTTAAACTTAATTGttaactatgttgaaaaatagtgcTACTAAGAGTTGTtctttcaaatatgtataaataaagcacaaaaagttataaataatgttattgtattaaagtaacttacattttgaaagaccctagtaactttatttaattctatatacAACTGGCagtttgttttagaataaataagtttaattttcatgggttttattttttactaaatgacATAAAGCTTTCAATTATTCTGTCTCAACTATAATTTGAGGTGATTCAAACCAAATTATTACAAAGACAACACTTGTGAACATTATCAGTGGTCAGAAAGACAGTCTAATGTATTCTTAACTAGACTAAGCAACGTACCAGCGTTAGCGATGGGCACACAGCCCAGATGAGTGCAGGACTCCGATGAGTACCAACCACTCTGGCTTCTGTACTCGGTCGTTATCGTGCTGTGGGTCTCTCAGCTCTGCAAGTGGCACACCTCGTTCCGTCTCTATTTCCTGGGCAGTCCTGAAAAATTGTATgacaagattttaaattttgatcagCAGAGATAAGCAGCAATAAAACCgtaaaagaaaagtaatataatttattactttgtttggataataaaatacaaacaagcaatattttcatgtaatatcttaaatatttgtggaactaacaattaattattaagagTTAACTAAGGTAGTATGAAAATCcatcatttacaaataattatatttttaatgacacAATGAAAAGGAGGAGAGGGAAAAGCATTTCTAGGTTCTCCGTCTACCATCTTGCTGGTACCAAATGTTTATGTTTCAGAGTGTTAAAGTGTTACAATCTGTGTGTTACTACagatttattacagtttataataaaaagaaaatatgcaATTTAGATAGAAAAACTTCATAATTCATTGGCAAGTAATTACCTTAACGTTGGAAAAAAGTTTCAAAagaattatgtataataaatatacctattttttttaacaaatgcaaATGTTACCGTggtttaattctgaaaagatatAACATCATATATACTGCTCTTCATTTCGAGttttagtgaataaaaaaaa
The sequence above is drawn from the Homalodisca vitripennis isolate AUS2020 unplaced genomic scaffold, UT_GWSS_2.1 ScUCBcl_5896;HRSCAF=12848, whole genome shotgun sequence genome and encodes:
- the LOC124373559 gene encoding LOW QUALITY PROTEIN: cytochrome b-c1 complex subunit Rieske, mitochondrial-like (The sequence of the model RefSeq protein was modified relative to this genomic sequence to represent the inferred CDS: deleted 1 base in 1 codon), giving the protein MASSGRPMMHEHIRAEALVIQFFRTAQEIETERGVPLAELRDPQHDNDRVQKPEWLVLIGVCTHLGCVPIANAGDFGGYYCPCHGSHYDASGRIRKGPAPLNLEIPTYEFQTEELLVVG